In the genome of Pelobacter seleniigenes DSM 18267, one region contains:
- a CDS encoding endonuclease/exonuclease/phosphatase family protein encodes MIEQALRLATWNIHMGIGRDGTRDLQRTAGVISRMKVDLIGLQEVDNHSRAAGDDLDLLGSLTGFTVIPGPTMLKETGDYGNALLTKLPLLDVRRYDISYRDYEPRGLLLADLDWQGERVRAAVTHLGLRPAERRYQVKKVITHLSGSETTPLFLMGDFNEWLLWGRPLRWLQRHFGRLRSPATFPARWPLLCLDQILAEPRHRLHAKQVCRDSQAALASDHLPLQACFARGAKRSV; translated from the coding sequence CGGCTGGCGACCTGGAATATTCATATGGGGATCGGCCGGGATGGTACGCGCGACCTGCAACGCACGGCAGGGGTCATCTCGCGAATGAAGGTCGATCTGATCGGTTTGCAGGAGGTGGACAATCACTCTCGTGCAGCGGGCGACGACCTTGATCTGCTGGGATCATTGACCGGTTTTACGGTGATTCCCGGACCGACCATGTTGAAAGAAACAGGGGATTACGGCAACGCCCTGCTCACCAAGCTGCCGCTTCTCGATGTCCGGCGCTATGATATCAGTTATCGGGATTATGAACCGCGTGGTCTGCTGCTGGCCGACCTCGACTGGCAGGGAGAACGGGTGCGCGCAGCAGTGACCCACCTCGGCCTGCGGCCAGCGGAGCGGCGCTATCAGGTTAAAAAGGTGATAACCCATTTGTCCGGATCGGAAACCACACCATTGTTCCTCATGGGCGATTTCAATGAGTGGTTGTTGTGGGGGCGGCCGCTACGTTGGCTGCAACGGCATTTCGGCCGGCTGCGCTCACCGGCCACCTTCCCGGCACGCTGGCCGTTGCTCTGTCTGGATCAGATTCTGGCCGAACCGCGGCACCGGTTGCATGCCAAGCAGGTCTGCCGTGATTCCCAGGCCGCGCTGGCCTCGGATCATTTACCGCTGCAGGCCTGTTTTGCGCGGGGCGCAAAACGGTCTGTTTGA